The segment TGTGTGAAGAACGTTTCCGGCTATGCTGTGCATCGGCTTCTCGTGGGGTCATGGGGGACGCTGGGTCTCATCACCGACGTGACTCTTCGCACGCGCCCCGTGCCAGAAGTGGTCCGGTGCCTGATGTTCGGTGGGGGAGGGGCGCAGCTGGGCCGAATCGCGGGCGAGCTACTGCATAGTCTCCTCACTGAACGGCTGCAGCCGGCCTCGATGCATGTAGCCCCGGGAAACGTCCTCGGACCAAACTGGCAGGACACCGACGGTGTGATTCTTCTGGGGCTTGAGGGGCTGTCGGAGGAAGTTGCCTTTCTTGAGAGCGAGGCTGTGAGACACGCAGGCAGGCTGGGGCTGAAGCACACAGACACCGTCTGCGAGGATGCTGCGCTGGATCTCTATGCCAGGCTGTCTGCGGCCGCCGAGACTGGCTTCTCGGTTACCGGCGCACCGCAGAGCCTGTACTCATTCCGGGACTCGGCCGATGCCGACTGTGCGATTGTGCTCGACGTTGCCGCAGGCGCGCTGTCCATGAACCCCTCAGGGAATCCTGCGGAACTGCGCCCGGTTCTGGAAGCTCAGTGCGCCAGCGAGGGGCTCACTGTGACACAACAGCCGCCGTTCTTCCGCAGTCCGGGAGCCGAAGGTGCATTGGCAACCATATGCCGTCGCATCAAGACGGCTGTAGATCCCGGCGGCGTCCTGCCAACACTCATATGACCTTCGATCGGTGCGATCGACCCATGTCCGACCTGGACCGCCAATTCATCGCCGACGAACTGCTTCGCTGCAGCCGCTGCGGGTACTGCATGTCCGTGTGCCCGACTTTCGCGGTGAAGCGGGATGAGCGTGCGGTCGCCCGGGGCCGAAACGAACTGGTGCGCCGGGCACTCGCCGGCGGGGCACGGGAACTCGCCGAACTGCGCGGTCCTCTCAACGATTGCTTGCTGTGCGGGGCCTGCAGGACTGCGTGTTTCGGCTGCGTGGAGACCGCTGATGTGATGGCGCGCGCGCGGTCGATTTGGCAGGACGAGCGCGGTCTGCCGCTGGCGCAGCGTGTGGTCTTTCGCAATGTGCTGGCTGATCCGCCGCTGATGCGGCACCTGATGCGCCTGGTATCTCTCGGCTACGGGGTGGGGCTGCGGGAACTGGCGTCGCACCTGCCCGGCCTGCACTCAATACTGCCCAGTCTCGACAACGCCTGCCAGATGGTGCCCGAGATGCCTCGGCGGTTCCTCCGGGACTGCCTGCCCGAACTTGGTTTCGTCCCCGGAAGCGGCCCGCTGGGTGATGTGTGGACGCTGGCTGGAGCCTGGGACGATGGTCCGAAGATTCTGTACTTTCTGGGGTGCGGGGCCGACTACCAACTGCCCCGCCAGGGGGAGGCCGCGATACGCCTGCTCCAAAGGTTTTCGTCCTGTGTCCTCGTGGCCGCCAATCGCTGCTGTGGCCTGCCGCCCTACGCGTACGGTGATTTCGATGGCTCGGCGCAACTTGCACAGGCGAACGTCCGGACGATCTCGGCCGCCGGAGCTGATCTCGTGGTGTCCGAGTGCGCCAGTTGCAGCGGCTTCATGCGCAAGTGGCCCGATCTCCTGGCGGGAACGGATGCGGAACAGACATCACACCAGCTTCTTTCAGTCACCTGCGACCTGACCCGCTTCCTCGCGGAACAGGACTGGGGCGAGATGGAGAGCTTGCTGGAAGGCGGTTCGGTGACTTTCCACGACCCGTGTCACCTTTCGCGTGGGCAGGGCGTGGTTGAGGAGCCTCGGATCCTCCTGCGCGAGGTGGCCCGCATGGACTTCCGCGAACTGCCCGAAGCGGACTGGTGTTGCGGCGGCGCGGGTACCTATGCGGTAACCCATCCGCAGACGTCAGACCGGATACTCGACCGCAAGGTGCGCAACATTCAGTCAACTGGGGCGGGTCTGGTCTGTACTGCCTGCCCGGCCTGCGTTGCGCAACTCAGACGCGGGGTGTCACGTGACCGGTCCGGACCCAGGGTGCAGCACATTGCAGAGACGCTGTGTGATGCGCTGAACATCCCTTTGACCTCTTGGCAGAAACAGAAGGAAAAGCCTGACGGGTAGCGAAATGCGCACAGAGACGTCCGCTTCGGACGCGCCGCGCGACATTGGGAGGTAGCTCGATGAGCACGCGTACGCTTCTTGTTTGTCTGTCGATCCTTGCGATTGTGCTGGTCATGTCGGTGGCGGGGTGTGGGAAGAAGGGCGGCGGAGAGGCGGCCGGCGGAGCCGGTGGGCCGGAAGCCGCAGGCGGTCCCGCCGGACCTGGCGGCCCCGCCGGTCCCGGAGCTGGTGGTCCACCCGCTGGTGGCCCCGCTGGTCCCGGTGCTGGTGGTCCACCCGCTGGCGGCCCCGCCGGTCCCGGAGCTGGTGGTCCTCCTGCTGGCGGCCCCGCCGGTCCCGGAGCTGGTGGTCCACCCGCTGGCGGCCCCGCTGGTCCCGGCGCTGGTGGTCCACCTGGAGGCGGCCCTGGCGGTCCTGGCGGCCCTCCCGGAGGCGGTCCCAGCGCAGGTGGCCCGGGTGGACCTGACGCGGGTGGACCCGATGCAGGTTCGGCCGGAAAGGAGCCCAAGGAGGTCGAGAAACCCAAGATGGATCCCGCCGAAGTATCCGCCAAACTCGCGGAAGCGATGAAGGCGAAGAAGGCTGGAGACATTGACGGCGCGCTGAAGCTCACCACAGAAGTCCTTCGCGCACATCCTGAGAACGTGGAAGCGAACTGGATCACCGCCTGGCTGCTCGCAGACAAAGACGATACGGCTCTTGCCATCGGTCAGTTCGAGCGCGTGATGAAACTCGGGCTCGACGGGGAGAAGGCCAAGCAGGCCGCCGCAGCGCTCAAGCGGCTCAAAGCACGCCAGGGCTAAGCGTCACAGACCATTCCCGGACGGGCGTCCACCCACAGCGGGCGCCCGTCCCATGCTGCCTGGATGCGCGCCGGCATGCCAGATCGGGCACCCCGCCTACGGACGCCTTCAGCCCCCGCCTTTCATGAACCTCGGGAGCTGGGATTGCCGAGCTCGGCGCGAACCGCTCCCGGAGGTGCATAGGGCTCTTGAGCGGAAGCTCTCCCTACACCACAGTCTCGGAGGATTGCCATGCGCGCCGTGACGCTCTGCCTGTTTGCAGCGCTATTCGTGATCGCAGGAGCAGCCGCTCAAGAGTTGCTCGCCAATCCCGGCTTCGAATCCGGTCCTGCGGACGGCCTGCCAGAGGGGTGGGTCCGGTATGGCGGGACCGTGCCGGAGAGCCGGGTGGAAGTGAGCTCCGAAGCCCGGTCCGGCCAGCGATGCGTGCGGATCATCGATACGGGGCCCAACGAGCGAGATGGCCGGTGGGCGGCCGGTGTAAGCCAGACCGTACCGGTTGAGCAGGGGAAGGCCTACCGGGCGTCGGTCTGGGCGCGCTGTCTCGCGCGGAATCACCCGGAAGCGATGACCCTTCAGCTTACCTTCATGCCCAGCCGGACGGTATTCTACATCCGGTTGGTCCCCGAAGTCGGCGGAGATTGGGTGCGCTTCACCACCATTGGCGAACCCGCTGCTGGGGATACCCATGTCACACTGTACCTGTACTCCATGCACTTCTGGACCTGCGACTATCTCGTGGATGATGTCTCGCTGACAGTGCTGGATGCAGAACAGGTCGGTCAGCGCTATCCCCTGGCGAAGCATGGGGGCTACGGGATCGAGGCGGTGCGGGATCTGAACCTGCGCACGCCGCTTGTTTCGGGCGGCAAAGCGGCAGCCATCATCTGCATCCCGCCGGGCGAAGACTGGGCAGCAGTGGGTGCGCGTCTCGTGGACGGGATCGAGCGCAGGACCGGCGCGCGTCTGCCCCTGACAACCGATGGAAGGGCGCTTCTGGACAGTGACCAGACGATCATCGCCATCGGCGATATGAACACCAACTTCGTCACCGAGCGCCTTCACTGGAACCGCTATCTGGTCGCCGACAGGCGTTCTCTCGCTGCGGGGCAGTGGGTTGTGCGGACGGTGCACGAGCCGTTCAACTTTCGCAAAGGCGTGAACGTTGTCACCGTCGAAGCGTGCGACATCGAGGGTGCCCGTCTTGGGGTGGACGCTCTCCTGTCGCTGATCCCCGAGGGGCCACAGTGCGCCCTCGATTCCCCTGTGCTCGTGAACACGGCCTATGGACCGTCCTCCCAAGAGGCCCGGCAGAAGCTCCTCGAGACACCACTGGCCCAGGACGGCTGGATGCAGTTCTGCACAATGGTTGAGATGTACCGTGATCGCGGGGACCCGGTGTACGCGGAGAAGGCCATTCAGCTTCTCATGCTTCTGTGGGAACGGTACCAGCGGCAACCGGACTATTCCGTCACCTGGCCCGAGGAGACCGGCAGCCAGCGCATCGGCGTGGCCTGGGACGTGCTGGAAGAGTGCCCGCTGATGACCGAAGATCAGCGTCTCAAGGGTTCCCTGGCAGTGCTCACGGTCTGCTATGAGCTCACGCGGCATGTCTCGGGTTGGGGACGGCAGTCCACCAATGACACGATCACCTGGAACCATACCACTTTCCCGATCCTCGGCATCTACTTCGCCGCTCGACATTTCCAGCGCTGGTACGGCAATGTGGACGGGAAGATCGACTTCATGATGGCCGAGGTGCACGGCTGCTTCCGGGGCCAGAAAAACTGCTGGAAGCCGCAGTGTGACGCCGACAGCTACCTGACCATCGTGCCGCGACACCTGATGGACTATATGCTCGCCGAGAACGACTACCAGTGGTTCGCGGACGGTCACTGCCGTGAGTTCGCCGAGTACCTCACGGCGGTGAGCGACAATCGCGGCATCCAGGCGGGCTTCGGGGATTCCAGCTACACCGATACTCCCGGCTTTGAGCTGGCCGGGTTGCCCATGGCCCTGTGGTATTACAAGGATGGCCGGTACCTGTGGCGACTGCAGCAGATCACGAATGGCGCCTGGGTCAGCCCGTACGACCCGTCAGTGAAGCCGCGCACCTGGTACTCCATGGCCGGTCTCACGGTGACCCCTCTGCCTGATGATGTGTACGAGTTCACGCGCACGCGCTCGTACTACGGTGAACCAGTCACGCCGCCAAACGTGCCACTGGAACAGGCCTTCGACAAGATCACTTTTCGCGAAAACCTGGACCCAACCGGAGAGTTCCTTCTCCTGGACGGCTACTCCCGTGGCAAGCACCTGCATTACGACGGCAACTCGATCATCAAGTTCAGCGCTGACGGGGAGGATTGGCTGATCGATGGCGACTACCTGGTGCGTAACACCACCGAGCACAATATGGTCAGCGTGGTCCGCGACGGCCGATGCGCTGAGTTGATCCCTCCTTGCGCAGGGAAGGACCGCGCCGTCAGTCTCGGGACGGCCGCCTTCACGAGCACTTTCGTCCGCGGTTACAACGGCTGCGACTGGAAGCGCGACATCTTCTGGGCCAGGGGCGAGTTCTTCCTGGTAGTGGACCACTGCAAAGCTCTGGTTGACGGCGACTTCGGCTTCGAGACGGTCTGGAAGACCCTGGACCGCGGCGAACAGACGCTTGAGGAGGGCCGGGTCTTCGCAACGGTCATCCCGAACATGGGCGGAGTTGGCACTCGCGGCCTGGTGCGTGTGCCGGGCGAGTCAGGACAGCCTGGAAGCGCGGTGCGCTTTGCCGACAGGCAGTCACGGTTGGATTTCGCCGTAGACCTGCCGGCCGATAGATACAGAGTGGAACTGGTGGCGCGAGGCCTGGACACGGGCACCGACAGCCTCTGGGTCAAGGCGGACGCCGGTGAGCAGGTCGCGTTCCACACCCCGATCGACGACTTCGGGCCCTGCAGTTCCGGCCCGAGCAAGGAAGGCGACCTGCCCTCCATCGATCTCACCG is part of the Armatimonadota bacterium genome and harbors:
- a CDS encoding (Fe-S)-binding protein; the protein is MSDLDRQFIADELLRCSRCGYCMSVCPTFAVKRDERAVARGRNELVRRALAGGARELAELRGPLNDCLLCGACRTACFGCVETADVMARARSIWQDERGLPLAQRVVFRNVLADPPLMRHLMRLVSLGYGVGLRELASHLPGLHSILPSLDNACQMVPEMPRRFLRDCLPELGFVPGSGPLGDVWTLAGAWDDGPKILYFLGCGADYQLPRQGEAAIRLLQRFSSCVLVAANRCCGLPPYAYGDFDGSAQLAQANVRTISAAGADLVVSECASCSGFMRKWPDLLAGTDAEQTSHQLLSVTCDLTRFLAEQDWGEMESLLEGGSVTFHDPCHLSRGQGVVEEPRILLREVARMDFRELPEADWCCGGAGTYAVTHPQTSDRILDRKVRNIQSTGAGLVCTACPACVAQLRRGVSRDRSGPRVQHIAETLCDALNIPLTSWQKQKEKPDG
- a CDS encoding tetratricopeptide repeat protein, translating into MDPAEVSAKLAEAMKAKKAGDIDGALKLTTEVLRAHPENVEANWITAWLLADKDDTALAIGQFERVMKLGLDGEKAKQAAAALKRLKARQG
- a CDS encoding carbohydrate binding domain-containing protein, with product MRAVTLCLFAALFVIAGAAAQELLANPGFESGPADGLPEGWVRYGGTVPESRVEVSSEARSGQRCVRIIDTGPNERDGRWAAGVSQTVPVEQGKAYRASVWARCLARNHPEAMTLQLTFMPSRTVFYIRLVPEVGGDWVRFTTIGEPAAGDTHVTLYLYSMHFWTCDYLVDDVSLTVLDAEQVGQRYPLAKHGGYGIEAVRDLNLRTPLVSGGKAAAIICIPPGEDWAAVGARLVDGIERRTGARLPLTTDGRALLDSDQTIIAIGDMNTNFVTERLHWNRYLVADRRSLAAGQWVVRTVHEPFNFRKGVNVVTVEACDIEGARLGVDALLSLIPEGPQCALDSPVLVNTAYGPSSQEARQKLLETPLAQDGWMQFCTMVEMYRDRGDPVYAEKAIQLLMLLWERYQRQPDYSVTWPEETGSQRIGVAWDVLEECPLMTEDQRLKGSLAVLTVCYELTRHVSGWGRQSTNDTITWNHTTFPILGIYFAARHFQRWYGNVDGKIDFMMAEVHGCFRGQKNCWKPQCDADSYLTIVPRHLMDYMLAENDYQWFADGHCREFAEYLTAVSDNRGIQAGFGDSSYTDTPGFELAGLPMALWYYKDGRYLWRLQQITNGAWVSPYDPSVKPRTWYSMAGLTVTPLPDDVYEFTRTRSYYGEPVTPPNVPLEQAFDKITFRENLDPTGEFLLLDGYSRGKHLHYDGNSIIKFSADGEDWLIDGDYLVRNTTEHNMVSVVRDGRCAELIPPCAGKDRAVSLGTAAFTSTFVRGYNGCDWKRDIFWARGEFFLVVDHCKALVDGDFGFETVWKTLDRGEQTLEEGRVFATVIPNMGGVGTRGLVRVPGESGQPGSAVRFADRQSRLDFAVDLPADRYRVELVARGLDTGTDSLWVKADAGEQVAFHTPIDDFGPCSSGPSKEGDLPSIDLTGDGPHMISITLRENAGVLMDRMVFRDEDGNIVANVEAESPPPVPEGLQERLPDSRFFIKGDGEAKAAVTTRVSNVGLMIRKLHQKFGGQLGAGEGRSSISLFYNDTTKAPKQYDLRRIGQRSALITREGKPLGVFSAAPDELALPWLVTDAACIAVLGSELYVVDATHLAMMDVRTDSPVSFRLNLDQGFGLVHADRDTTVRLPMGEEYQLPRGDVDFDVTQLGDAGALRALKEIPAAVAARVAPQPAPVSTALQIPALAQPWKVGPLEQDGAPAPVMKLRAADLDADGNDELLALIGRSVFCLDRSGATRWSFETGGTLRAIAAANIAGDARPEVLVGGDDETLYVLDTEGAELARKAITSPLRVGTSSVRQPQVASICAGDVDEDGQMDVFVGTRNGNILRLTDDLQDVWAFNQVEHGTREMILLDIDPAPGTEVLAENKYGAVEILTAAGKPLAGVYSELGDVEMAVGDLDGDGKLEIANGSSTGAFTCSTHAGSTLFEFPNYGYGAMDVLITPLGEDPSPRVVIASETGYVYALDRSGSVICQVNLGAPVLCVSRTDAVPGAQLIAGCKDGSVHALDGNLRVVACGNLGAPVEHIATLDGQADRALVVIGGGATVAAIAGAE